One window of the Rhodococcus sovatensis genome contains the following:
- a CDS encoding MarR family winged helix-turn-helix transcriptional regulator, producing the protein MAVRTTTAEALVEEVFLFGRALKRAVTTGDEASPLPQALTGVLAILATEGECRQTDLANRLCVSQSALSRQIADLVDLGYIDRTPDPDDKRASRVRVSSEGGEKLRVIWDLRANRLREMLSEWSETEALAALDSIQKLNSTFNEDAHDTAHLKLIAR; encoded by the coding sequence ATGGCAGTAAGAACAACCACCGCCGAAGCGCTGGTCGAAGAGGTCTTTCTCTTCGGACGTGCGCTCAAGCGGGCCGTGACCACCGGAGATGAGGCTTCACCGCTGCCGCAGGCGCTGACCGGAGTACTGGCCATCCTCGCGACCGAGGGTGAATGCAGACAGACCGACCTCGCCAACAGGCTCTGCGTCAGCCAGTCCGCCCTCAGCCGGCAGATCGCAGACCTCGTGGACCTCGGCTACATCGATCGGACCCCCGACCCTGACGACAAGCGTGCATCGCGAGTTCGCGTCTCGTCCGAAGGCGGGGAAAAGCTCAGGGTCATCTGGGACCTTCGCGCGAATCGACTGCGCGAGATGTTGAGCGAATGGAGCGAGACGGAAGCACTTGCCGCGCTCGACTCCATCCAGAAGCTCAACAGCACATTCAACGAAGACGCGCACGACACCGCGCACTTGAAACTGATTGCGAGATAA
- a CDS encoding YoaK family protein — protein sequence MTEAPNPRNVVVTSESVRLGVLLAAVGGFVDVYTFMTRDGVFANAQTANVVLFGIDIASGQWRSAMGYLPPLVAFALGVFTAEVVSRPAVARIVKRPVRAVLVIEIVVIALVGFVPLSVPNAVVTISISFVAALQVTTFRVLVDQAFSTTMTTGNLRSLSQAVFHRVTDGDKAAGARAINFGSVIAGFLGGAVLGAVMVRMLDTGAAWVASGMLVVALALFMFDEWRGVPRVRHPLA from the coding sequence ATGACGGAGGCGCCGAATCCTCGCAACGTGGTGGTGACCTCGGAGTCGGTTCGTCTCGGAGTGCTGCTCGCCGCTGTCGGTGGATTCGTGGACGTCTACACGTTCATGACTCGCGACGGCGTATTCGCGAATGCGCAGACCGCTAACGTGGTGTTGTTCGGAATCGACATCGCGTCAGGTCAGTGGCGGTCGGCGATGGGGTACCTACCTCCGCTGGTCGCGTTCGCGCTCGGCGTCTTCACCGCGGAGGTCGTATCGAGGCCAGCTGTCGCACGGATCGTGAAGCGACCGGTCCGCGCAGTGCTCGTGATCGAGATCGTCGTGATCGCACTTGTCGGCTTCGTCCCACTGTCGGTACCCAATGCTGTTGTCACGATCTCTATTTCATTCGTTGCCGCATTGCAGGTGACGACGTTCCGGGTGCTGGTGGACCAGGCGTTCAGCACCACGATGACGACCGGCAATCTGCGCAGCCTGTCGCAGGCGGTGTTTCATCGGGTCACGGACGGAGACAAAGCGGCAGGGGCGCGGGCAATCAACTTCGGATCTGTCATCGCGGGTTTCCTCGGCGGTGCAGTGCTCGGAGCCGTGATGGTGAGAATGCTCGACACGGGAGCCGCGTGGGTGGCGTCGGGAATGTTGGTGGTTGCGTTGGCGCTGTTCATGTTCGACGAGTGGCGCGGGGTGCCTCGGGTTCGGCATCCGCTCGCCTAG
- a CDS encoding SDR family oxidoreductase, whose product MRGRQVAVVVGARGVIGGNLVEHLKQQGGWDVIGLSRRGGVDEPGVRHIAVDLLDAAETRTALASIQDATHIFYAAYQDRSTWAELVEPNVTMLRNVVDAVEATSDGLRHISLMQGYKVYGAHLGPFSTPAKESDPGHMPPEFNTEQQKFLEDRSARGTWTWTAIRPSVVCGFGLGNPMNLATVIAVYAAMSKELGVPLRFPGKRGAYGTIMEVTDAGLLAEATVWAATTPDCQNQAFNITNGDLFRWETLWPSIAEFFEIDVAGPLQMSLTETMADKEPLWNTMVDRYDLAPTAYADVAAWPFGDFVFGWDYDFFSDGSKARRLGFHRYVETEKMFTDIFSDLRRRRVIP is encoded by the coding sequence ATGCGAGGCAGACAGGTGGCAGTTGTCGTGGGTGCACGTGGTGTGATCGGAGGCAATCTCGTCGAGCATCTGAAACAGCAGGGCGGCTGGGACGTCATAGGCCTGTCCAGGCGGGGAGGCGTCGATGAACCCGGGGTGCGACACATCGCCGTCGATCTTCTCGACGCCGCCGAAACAAGGACCGCACTGGCGTCGATCCAGGACGCGACCCACATCTTCTACGCCGCGTACCAGGACCGGTCGACGTGGGCAGAGCTCGTCGAGCCGAACGTGACGATGCTGCGAAACGTCGTCGATGCGGTCGAGGCGACATCGGATGGCCTGCGGCACATCAGCCTGATGCAGGGGTACAAGGTGTACGGCGCACATTTGGGGCCGTTCTCGACGCCGGCGAAGGAATCCGATCCCGGGCACATGCCGCCCGAGTTCAACACCGAGCAACAGAAGTTTCTCGAGGATCGCAGCGCCAGGGGCACATGGACGTGGACGGCGATCCGGCCATCCGTGGTCTGCGGTTTCGGGCTCGGGAACCCGATGAATCTCGCGACCGTCATCGCCGTGTACGCCGCTATGTCGAAGGAACTCGGTGTACCCCTGAGGTTTCCGGGAAAGCGCGGCGCCTACGGAACAATCATGGAGGTGACCGACGCAGGGCTGCTGGCCGAAGCAACCGTGTGGGCCGCAACAACTCCCGACTGCCAGAACCAAGCATTCAACATCACCAACGGCGACCTGTTCCGCTGGGAGACCCTATGGCCGAGCATCGCAGAATTCTTCGAGATCGACGTCGCCGGACCACTGCAGATGTCGCTCACCGAGACGATGGCGGACAAGGAACCGCTGTGGAACACCATGGTCGACAGGTACGACCTCGCACCGACCGCGTATGCAGACGTGGCAGCGTGGCCGTTCGGAGACTTCGTATTCGGGTGGGACTACGATTTCTTCTCCGACGGTTCGAAGGCCAGACGTCTCGGATTTCACCGCTACGTCGAGACCGAGAAGATGTTCACCGACATCTTCTCGGATCTTCGACGTCGCAGAGTAATTCCGTGA
- a CDS encoding lipase family protein: protein MKSTVRTTIVLSGAAALMVALAPWAQADPIGDLVAPPTDPAAYLPTPLGDPWFAPPAGFEAQAPGTVLNTRGVAVQPGTTSTQLLFRSTDSKNNPIAAATTVIVPDAPWTGGGQRPVVAYNEATDSLGSACAPSSTLPRGTNKEIDRIQDLLGRGYAVVATDYQGPRQAYSAGLVSGHTVLDGLRASHSAGVAPDAPVAITGYSGGAIASGWAAQLAPTYAPELNIVGVAFGGPPTDYKILQRSLNGGIGSGLFTAATIGLSREYPEMRSLANDNGKRLALVQKDQCVDVLSYSGLLLFDQQNLSNVPNVFDHPITRAVVEENRMGQIKPEAPIYIYQGLQDFLIPKEGAEAVQDQWCAMGASVHLEEIPGDHTGAENGGRPGAFDWISQRLAGAPAEGCERVVR, encoded by the coding sequence GTGAAAAGCACAGTGCGCACGACGATCGTTCTTTCAGGCGCGGCAGCACTTATGGTCGCATTGGCTCCGTGGGCACAGGCCGACCCCATTGGCGATCTCGTCGCTCCGCCGACTGATCCTGCCGCCTACCTCCCCACCCCTCTCGGTGACCCGTGGTTCGCTCCGCCTGCGGGATTCGAAGCTCAGGCTCCAGGAACGGTCTTGAACACGAGAGGTGTTGCAGTACAACCAGGTACGACGTCCACGCAGCTGCTGTTCCGGTCGACCGATTCGAAGAACAACCCAATCGCCGCGGCGACGACCGTCATCGTTCCCGACGCGCCGTGGACGGGTGGAGGACAGCGTCCGGTCGTCGCGTACAACGAGGCGACGGATTCACTCGGCAGTGCGTGCGCACCGTCGTCGACGCTGCCGCGAGGTACCAACAAGGAAATCGATCGGATTCAAGATTTGTTGGGTCGGGGCTATGCTGTCGTCGCCACCGATTATCAAGGTCCGCGTCAGGCGTACTCGGCAGGCCTCGTGTCCGGCCACACCGTGCTCGACGGGTTGCGGGCATCCCACAGTGCAGGAGTCGCGCCCGACGCACCGGTCGCAATCACCGGCTACTCCGGTGGAGCTATCGCGTCGGGCTGGGCAGCGCAGTTGGCGCCCACGTACGCGCCCGAGTTGAACATCGTCGGTGTCGCGTTCGGTGGCCCTCCCACCGACTACAAGATTCTGCAGCGCTCGCTGAACGGCGGAATCGGGTCCGGTCTGTTCACGGCAGCGACCATCGGGCTGAGCCGGGAGTACCCGGAGATGCGTTCACTGGCCAACGACAACGGAAAGCGACTGGCACTCGTGCAGAAGGACCAATGCGTCGACGTGCTGTCCTACAGCGGACTGCTGCTGTTCGATCAGCAGAATCTGTCGAACGTTCCGAACGTGTTCGATCACCCCATCACTCGGGCCGTGGTCGAAGAGAATCGAATGGGACAGATCAAGCCCGAGGCACCGATCTACATCTACCAGGGCCTGCAGGACTTCCTCATTCCCAAGGAAGGCGCGGAGGCTGTCCAGGACCAGTGGTGTGCGATGGGCGCTTCGGTCCATTTGGAGGAGATCCCTGGTGACCACACGGGCGCCGAGAACGGCGGCAGGCCCGGTGCATTCGACTGGATCTCGCAGCGCCTCGCCGGCGCCCCTGCCGAAGGATGCGAACGAGTCGTTCGCTGA
- the rraA gene encoding ribonuclease E activity regulator RraA: MTSVEFKATADLADEIGPGIRSCDTQFIQFGKNSEFAGPITTIKCFQDNLLVKQTLGEPGNGGVLVVDGDASIHTALVGDIIAGRGVTNGWAGVIVNGAIRDSAILRTLDIGVKALGTNPRKSTQTGSGEKNVPVEIGGITFNPGEIVYSDSDGVVVV; encoded by the coding sequence ATGACTTCCGTCGAATTCAAGGCAACCGCAGACCTGGCCGACGAGATCGGGCCCGGAATCCGAAGCTGCGATACACAATTCATCCAGTTCGGAAAGAACTCCGAGTTCGCGGGACCGATCACCACGATCAAGTGTTTCCAGGACAACCTGCTGGTCAAGCAGACCCTGGGCGAGCCAGGCAACGGTGGGGTACTCGTCGTGGACGGCGATGCGAGTATTCACACAGCGCTGGTCGGTGACATCATCGCAGGTAGAGGCGTTACCAACGGCTGGGCGGGCGTCATCGTCAACGGCGCGATCCGCGATTCGGCGATCCTGCGAACCCTGGACATCGGCGTCAAAGCACTCGGCACCAACCCTCGCAAGAGCACGCAAACCGGATCCGGCGAGAAGAACGTGCCCGTCGAAATCGGTGGCATCACCTTCAACCCAGGCGAGATCGTCTACAGCGATTCCGACGGAGTGGTCGTCGTCTAG
- a CDS encoding MDR family MFS transporter, with translation MSTTEAPPNIQQADPDAMSHRQILEALTGLLAALFTALLSTTIVSTALPTIIGDLQGSQTAYAWVITTALLANAASTPIWGKLADLFNKKVLVQSAILIFVAGSLIAGFAHNVPVLLAARVVQGIGMGGLTALVIAIIGTIVSPRDRGRYSGYTGAVMAVSMSGGPILGGVIVDSPLGWRWCFFVCVPLAVVALGLLQKTLHIKTDRKENVSIDWLGALLLTAGVSVLLVWVSFAGKADYYAWLSRETAYLVGGGVLLLVLTVIVEARHKSPIIPLKIVTERTTGLAIIASIAVGVGLFGATTFLGQYFQTARGYSPTEAGLLSIPLVFGMLVASVGSGQLITKFGKWKPFIVTGSMLLVIGFLLLGTIDHATSLWTVGIFITIVGLGTGMLMQNLVLAVQNTVSVHNIGAASSTVAFFRTFGGAIGVSVLGSLLATRVADKSAAGLAELGVNSAGGGSGSLDLSSLPAPVLTVIRTAYGDATGRIFLIAGFVAIVTLIAVVFIPNRPLRKTIDFAQAPAEGEQAAEIPSFGKDREYVAAELDEPKKVVGRHEAPAGSAPFEGLSTDARDRLLNLLLPEPKDTLEALDQAEAIRSEVVALQHELDAKMLDFDAVCERLRRLGLSENQIARVLGDAHVPDPHQQFVNSGLNVN, from the coding sequence ATGTCAACCACCGAAGCTCCGCCGAATATTCAACAGGCCGATCCCGACGCCATGTCCCACCGGCAGATCCTCGAAGCCCTCACCGGCCTGCTCGCCGCGCTGTTCACTGCGCTGCTGAGCACCACGATCGTGTCGACGGCATTGCCCACCATCATCGGTGACCTCCAGGGATCACAGACCGCATACGCCTGGGTCATCACCACCGCATTGCTCGCCAACGCGGCATCGACGCCCATCTGGGGCAAGCTCGCCGACCTGTTCAACAAGAAGGTCCTCGTTCAGAGCGCGATCCTCATCTTCGTCGCGGGATCGCTGATTGCCGGCTTCGCCCACAACGTCCCGGTACTGCTGGCCGCGCGCGTCGTCCAGGGCATCGGCATGGGTGGCCTGACGGCACTCGTCATCGCCATCATCGGCACGATCGTCTCACCACGTGATCGTGGTCGTTACTCCGGCTACACCGGCGCAGTCATGGCCGTGTCGATGTCCGGTGGACCGATCCTCGGCGGCGTCATCGTCGACAGCCCGCTGGGATGGCGCTGGTGCTTCTTCGTGTGCGTTCCGTTGGCCGTCGTCGCCCTCGGACTGCTGCAGAAGACACTCCACATCAAGACCGATCGCAAAGAGAACGTCTCCATCGACTGGCTCGGCGCGCTGCTGCTGACCGCCGGCGTGTCCGTTCTGCTGGTGTGGGTTTCGTTCGCAGGCAAGGCCGACTACTACGCGTGGCTCTCGCGCGAAACGGCATACCTCGTCGGCGGCGGCGTACTGCTTCTCGTCCTCACCGTCATCGTCGAGGCTCGGCACAAGTCGCCGATCATCCCGCTGAAGATCGTCACCGAGCGTACGACCGGCCTGGCCATCATTGCGTCCATCGCAGTCGGTGTCGGCCTGTTCGGAGCCACCACCTTCCTCGGCCAGTACTTCCAGACCGCGCGCGGATACTCCCCCACCGAAGCCGGATTGCTGTCCATCCCACTGGTATTCGGCATGCTCGTCGCATCGGTCGGATCGGGTCAGCTCATCACCAAGTTCGGAAAGTGGAAGCCGTTCATCGTGACCGGATCGATGCTGCTTGTCATCGGATTCCTGCTGCTGGGAACGATCGACCACGCAACGAGCCTGTGGACCGTCGGCATCTTCATCACCATCGTCGGCCTCGGAACCGGCATGCTGATGCAGAACCTCGTCCTCGCAGTGCAGAACACGGTCAGCGTGCACAACATCGGTGCAGCATCGTCGACGGTCGCATTCTTCCGCACCTTCGGTGGCGCGATCGGCGTCTCGGTTCTGGGATCACTCCTCGCAACCCGCGTTGCCGACAAGTCCGCAGCGGGCCTCGCCGAGCTGGGCGTCAACAGTGCGGGAGGCGGCAGCGGATCGCTCGACCTGTCCTCGCTCCCCGCACCCGTCCTCACGGTCATCCGCACCGCATATGGTGACGCCACGGGACGCATCTTCCTCATCGCAGGATTCGTCGCCATCGTCACGCTCATCGCAGTGGTCTTCATCCCGAACCGCCCTCTGCGCAAGACGATCGACTTCGCTCAGGCTCCTGCCGAAGGCGAACAGGCCGCCGAGATCCCGTCGTTCGGCAAAGACCGCGAGTACGTTGCGGCCGAGCTGGACGAGCCGAAGAAGGTTGTCGGCCGGCACGAAGCACCTGCAGGTTCGGCTCCCTTCGAAGGACTCAGCACCGACGCACGCGATCGACTGCTGAACCTCCTCCTGCCGGAGCCGAAGGACACCCTCGAAGCACTCGACCAAGCGGAAGCCATCCGCAGCGAGGTCGTCGCGCTCCAACACGAACTCGACGCCAAGATGCTCGACTTCGACGCAGTGTGCGAGCGGCTCCGGCGGCTCGGGCTCAGCGAAAACCAGATCGCTCGGGTGCTCGGTGACGCGCACGTTCCCGATCCGCACCAGCAGTTCGTGAACTCGGGCCTCAACGTGAACTAG
- a CDS encoding metalloregulator ArsR/SmtB family transcription factor, with protein MSKNPVEDDLAIVFKALSNPTRVAILRWLKDPSDFPPQLEPAEEVGVCLKHIQARAGVSQSTASQYMATLQNAGLVTSTRVGQWTHYKRSERRIQELAADVSSEL; from the coding sequence GTGTCCAAGAATCCCGTCGAGGACGATCTCGCGATTGTTTTCAAAGCGCTGTCCAACCCCACGCGCGTGGCAATCCTGCGATGGCTCAAAGACCCGTCGGACTTCCCCCCGCAACTCGAGCCTGCCGAAGAAGTAGGAGTGTGCCTCAAGCATATTCAGGCCCGAGCAGGTGTATCTCAATCGACGGCGTCCCAGTACATGGCAACCTTGCAGAACGCCGGTTTGGTCACCAGCACGCGCGTCGGACAGTGGACGCACTACAAGCGAAGCGAAAGAAGAATCCAGGAACTCGCTGCAGACGTATCGAGCGAGTTGTGA
- a CDS encoding DUF5313 family protein, whose protein sequence is MKPTFWQYLGYQFGRVLPASMQDWVREDLVGNGAQARYLVRFTLPVIPLLSLFLLVPGPLWIGLAMMALLFIPLVYFAIALMNVYRRHRLLIHDLDPQLLNANTQAKLDRTRDEYERRHGRLD, encoded by the coding sequence ATGAAGCCGACGTTCTGGCAGTACTTGGGGTACCAGTTCGGCCGAGTTCTGCCCGCGTCGATGCAGGACTGGGTACGTGAGGACCTCGTCGGCAACGGGGCTCAGGCGCGATATCTGGTTCGGTTCACGCTGCCGGTCATTCCGCTGCTGTCACTCTTCTTGCTCGTTCCCGGACCGCTGTGGATCGGCCTGGCGATGATGGCACTGCTGTTCATTCCGCTCGTCTACTTCGCGATCGCGCTGATGAACGTCTACCGTCGGCACCGCCTGCTCATCCATGACCTCGATCCGCAGCTGCTCAATGCGAACACTCAGGCCAAGCTGGACCGCACCCGCGACGAGTACGAGAGGCGCCACGGACGGCTCGACTAA
- a CDS encoding IS110 family transposase, translated as MTSMTENLPDVSARIFVGVDTHKDTHHVALTDHLGRDLDDREFASTAAGVTELIAWITAAGTVERVGVEGTGSYGSTLATALHNAEVEVVDVDRPDRRARRAQGKSDPIDARSAARAALTGKATTTPKAHDGNVEAIRFLHNARHSCVKSRAEAITQLKSMIVNAPDRIRTELRDLTDAVLFATCRRFAPATHRVLTLDEAVQNALRTIAIRIDSLTTEERDLTKHIEALVAEHAPQLLARFGIGVNTAAQLLITVGDNPDRITTEAAFAHLCGVAPIQASSGRTHRHRLNRGGDRQANRALYIIALVRLRSDERTKRYRDRRLAEGKTPREIMRCLKRAIAREVFGLLVHPQHG; from the coding sequence ATGACCAGCATGACCGAAAACCTGCCCGATGTCAGCGCCCGCATCTTCGTCGGCGTCGACACTCATAAGGACACGCACCACGTCGCACTCACCGACCACCTCGGACGTGACCTCGACGACCGAGAGTTCGCCAGCACCGCTGCCGGTGTCACCGAGTTGATCGCCTGGATCACCGCGGCGGGCACTGTCGAACGTGTCGGAGTGGAAGGAACCGGAAGCTACGGATCGACGTTGGCGACCGCATTGCACAACGCCGAGGTAGAGGTCGTCGACGTCGACCGCCCTGACCGTCGTGCGCGCCGAGCCCAGGGCAAATCCGATCCGATCGATGCGCGTTCGGCCGCACGCGCTGCGCTGACCGGAAAAGCCACCACGACACCCAAAGCGCATGACGGCAATGTCGAAGCAATTCGTTTCCTGCACAACGCACGTCACTCCTGTGTGAAGTCGCGTGCCGAAGCAATCACCCAATTGAAGTCGATGATCGTCAACGCCCCCGACCGTATTCGCACCGAGCTTCGAGACCTCACCGATGCGGTCCTGTTCGCCACCTGTAGACGATTCGCGCCCGCTACCCACAGAGTTCTCACACTCGACGAAGCCGTGCAGAACGCGCTGCGAACGATTGCGATCCGAATCGACAGTTTGACCACCGAAGAACGCGACCTCACCAAACACATCGAAGCACTCGTCGCCGAACACGCACCCCAGCTCCTCGCTCGATTCGGCATCGGTGTCAACACCGCGGCTCAGTTGCTGATCACCGTCGGCGACAATCCGGATCGCATCACCACAGAAGCAGCCTTTGCGCACCTGTGCGGTGTCGCACCGATCCAGGCGTCCTCAGGTCGAACGCACCGACACCGACTCAACCGCGGAGGCGACCGTCAAGCCAACCGCGCTCTCTACATCATCGCCCTGGTCCGATTACGCAGCGACGAACGAACCAAGCGCTACCGCGACCGTCGACTGGCAGAAGGCAAAACACCACGCGAAATTATGCGCTGCCTCAAACGTGCCATAGCCCGCGAAGTATTCGGCCTACTTGTACACCCACAGCACGGTTGA
- a CDS encoding succinic semialdehyde dehydrogenase: MPAPSAATFSRLADLIAIADADARPTKTIAEVFTGKELATIPVGTAEDVDDAIARARVAQKAWAKRSVADRAEIFHRYRDLVLAHRGELMDMAQAETGKSRSAAQEEVLDIAMTARHYARTAAKLLAPKRVTGMLPVLTKTTVRYQPKGIVGIISPWNYPMTLAVSDAIPALLAGNGVVLKPDSQTPYCALAVVELLYKAGLPRDLFAVVPGPGTVVGTAIVENTEYVMFTGSTATGQLLAEQAGRRLIGFSAELGGKNAMIVAEGANLREVSDAAVRACFSNSGQLCISIERIYVEQSIAAEFTAKFGERVRNMTLGADYEFGIEMGSLISENQVKVISAHVDDAKVKGATVVAGGHARPDIGPLFFEPTVLTGVSADMDCAAEETFGPLVSIYPVADVEEAIAKANDTEYGLNASVWAKTKAQGEAIAARLHSGTVNVDEGYAPAWGTTAAPMGGMGVSGMGRRHGADGLLKYAESQTIATTRLLNLGGPRGLPPKMWAKIMPPFVKALKYIPGR; the protein is encoded by the coding sequence ATGCCAGCTCCGAGCGCTGCGACCTTCTCGCGACTCGCCGATCTGATTGCCATTGCGGACGCCGATGCTCGGCCGACGAAGACCATCGCGGAGGTGTTCACCGGCAAGGAGCTCGCTACCATCCCCGTCGGCACCGCTGAGGACGTCGACGACGCCATCGCCCGCGCTCGCGTCGCACAGAAGGCGTGGGCCAAGCGTTCGGTCGCCGATCGTGCGGAAATCTTCCATCGGTACCGCGATCTGGTGCTCGCGCACCGCGGCGAACTGATGGACATGGCGCAGGCCGAGACCGGAAAGTCCCGCTCTGCGGCGCAGGAGGAAGTGCTCGACATCGCGATGACGGCGCGGCACTACGCCCGCACCGCCGCCAAACTGCTCGCACCCAAGCGTGTGACCGGAATGCTTCCGGTGTTGACGAAGACCACCGTGAGGTACCAGCCGAAGGGCATCGTCGGCATCATTTCGCCGTGGAACTACCCGATGACCCTCGCGGTGTCCGACGCCATTCCGGCGCTGCTTGCCGGCAACGGTGTCGTTCTCAAGCCCGATTCCCAGACGCCGTATTGTGCTCTCGCCGTCGTCGAACTCTTGTACAAGGCGGGGTTGCCGCGCGACTTGTTCGCTGTCGTGCCGGGACCGGGAACTGTCGTCGGCACCGCGATCGTCGAAAACACCGAGTACGTCATGTTCACCGGCTCCACCGCTACCGGGCAGCTCCTCGCCGAGCAGGCCGGTCGCCGACTGATCGGCTTCTCCGCTGAGCTCGGTGGCAAGAACGCCATGATCGTCGCCGAAGGCGCCAACCTCCGCGAAGTGTCCGACGCCGCAGTGCGCGCCTGCTTCTCCAACTCCGGACAGCTGTGTATCTCGATCGAACGAATCTACGTCGAGCAGTCCATTGCCGCTGAGTTCACAGCGAAATTCGGCGAGCGTGTGCGCAACATGACCCTCGGCGCAGACTACGAGTTCGGCATCGAGATGGGCAGCCTGATTTCCGAGAACCAGGTCAAGGTGATTTCTGCGCACGTAGACGACGCGAAGGTGAAGGGCGCCACGGTCGTCGCCGGAGGACACGCACGTCCCGACATCGGTCCGTTGTTCTTCGAGCCGACCGTGTTGACCGGGGTGTCTGCCGACATGGACTGTGCCGCCGAAGAGACCTTCGGGCCCCTCGTGTCGATCTATCCTGTCGCCGATGTCGAGGAAGCGATCGCCAAGGCCAACGACACCGAGTACGGGCTCAATGCCAGCGTCTGGGCGAAGACCAAAGCGCAAGGTGAAGCCATCGCGGCACGTTTGCACTCGGGAACCGTCAACGTCGACGAGGGTTACGCGCCTGCGTGGGGAACGACCGCTGCGCCGATGGGCGGGATGGGTGTCTCCGGAATGGGCCGTCGCCACGGTGCCGACGGGTTGCTCAAGTACGCCGAGTCGCAGACTATCGCTACGACGCGCCTGCTCAACCTCGGCGGACCGCGTGGACTGCCGCCGAAGATGTGGGCGAAGATCATGCCGCCGTTCGTGAAGGCGCTCAAGTACATCCCAGGACGGTAG
- a CDS encoding MerR family transcriptional regulator, which produces MKVGEVSRLVGISVRTLHHYDEIGLVVPSGRTPKGYRSYSSADVERLHQVLTYRELGFVLDDIATLLDDPTVDAMAHLQRQRALLDTRIDRLHQMAAAVDKMMEAKKMGIQLTPEEQREVFGDNWLGDEYAEEAEERWGETEAWKQSQTRTASFTKDDWKRIKSETDALEADFAAAMTSGVPADSEQAAVLAERHRAGIEQHYDCGYEMHVCLAEMYIADERFTKHYDDVAPGLAQYVRDAIVANAEGK; this is translated from the coding sequence ATGAAGGTGGGCGAAGTGTCCCGCCTCGTCGGGATCAGCGTCCGGACATTGCACCACTACGACGAGATCGGGCTCGTGGTGCCGTCCGGGCGGACCCCGAAGGGTTACCGCAGCTACTCGTCGGCCGACGTCGAGCGACTGCACCAGGTGTTGACGTACCGCGAACTCGGTTTCGTGTTGGACGACATAGCCACCCTCCTCGATGATCCGACCGTCGATGCAATGGCGCACCTGCAGCGTCAACGTGCATTGCTGGATACGCGGATCGATCGCTTGCATCAGATGGCTGCGGCCGTGGACAAAATGATGGAGGCGAAGAAAATGGGAATTCAATTGACCCCGGAAGAACAGCGTGAGGTGTTCGGCGACAACTGGCTCGGCGACGAGTACGCCGAGGAGGCAGAGGAGCGCTGGGGCGAGACCGAGGCGTGGAAGCAATCGCAGACACGCACCGCCTCGTTCACCAAGGACGACTGGAAGCGCATCAAGTCCGAAACCGACGCGTTGGAGGCCGATTTCGCGGCGGCGATGACGTCCGGTGTACCTGCCGACTCCGAACAAGCAGCGGTACTCGCCGAACGACACCGCGCCGGCATCGAGCAGCACTACGACTGCGGCTACGAGATGCACGTCTGCCTGGCGGAGATGTACATCGCCGACGAGCGGTTCACCAAGCACTACGACGACGTAGCGCCGGGGCTCGCGCAGTATGTACGTGACGCCATCGTCGCCAACGCCGAAGGCAAGTAG